The genomic window AATAACACAAACGATCCCTGTAAAACCAGCTCCGAGATAGGCTAACTCGCCTGGTGATGGATTGTTATTCCCTTGCTTAATGGCTACTGCACAAAGTATTCCTGAAGATAACCAAGTGAGCAAATGACCAATATATACACCTAAACCAGATATAAATCCATAAGAGGACTTTTTAGCAAATCTATAAATGGACATATCAGATAGACCTAAGTGCATGGTACTATTACATAACCAAGAGAAAATAAAAATATGAATTAACGAATAATTGGTTTCTTTTGTCACCGGATTTCCCGTCCAAATAGATTCATTGGCTACCCTCCAAAAGTCTTCGAGATTATGTACTCCCAATTTGGGTAAAATGGCAATACCCGATCCTATAAATACCAATGGTATCCATGGTGCAAATACATTGGCAAACTTTACGATATAATCAAATCCTAAAACTGAAATAAACATCACGACTGTTCCTACCGCAAGAATAAGCCAAACCCAATTAAAACTTGAAATGTGTAAATCGGTAAGTCCAGGAGGAGTTACCCCTAAAAAGGGCCCAACTGCTGATGCGGAAACGATTAACGTGGCGGAAACAACCACACAGAACATCATTGCTTTTATGATATTGTATATGGTTAGAAGTCCTGTTCCAGCAATTCTTCTTAATTCAATGTGTATCGTATGCCTGGTCTTCACAGCCACCGGAGCACAAATTAATGCCCAAGAAAGCATGGCCATTAAATTCCCTAAAAGGAGGCCTAAAAACACATCGGAAACACTGGCACCGTGCAAGACAAATAAAGGCCCAATCACAAATTCGGTAGCAGTGGTATGTTCACCAATTACCACCCCAATAAAACTACCAATACTTTTCAGTTTATGTTTGGGTACAGCTTCATTTGGAAACTCATTTGTGCCGTTTAGTGCTTCTTTTATCTCTATTTTATTTAATAATTTCAATTCAGTATGTTGGATAAGTACATCAATAATTCGCTCGTATAACCATAACTTTAACTACATTGTTATACAAAAATAATTACCAGCCAATTGAGGATATTAATCCTAATATTAAATATAGACATTCGATGTTCTAAAAGTCTTTTGAATTGTAAATTGTAAGAATATTAGATAAATCAAAAGAATTTACAATGCCATAGCCATAAAGGTAATATCATCCCTTTGTAATTGATTTTCAGAATATTCCTCTACATGTTTCACAATTTTCTCTCCTTGTATAGAAACAGGAGTATCTAATGTATTTTCTACTAACTCAATTAGTCTTTTTCTTCCAAAACGTCTTCTTTCCCCATTATGAAGATCAATAATTCCATCTGTAAATAGGTAAATTCTATCTCCAGGAAGGAAGTACATCGACTCCTCCTCAAATTCTTTGGAGGAAGCAATTTTTCCTCCTATGTGTCTCTTGGTACCTTTGATTACGGATACTTCATTTTCAAAACTTCTTGCATAATACAAGTCATTTTTCGCACCACTGAAAGTCAGTTTTATTTTTTGTTCTTGTCTCTCCAAACAACAAATTGATAAATCCATTCCGTCATCATTAAACCCTTTTTCTTGTTTAAGGATTTTCTTAATTCGACTATCTAATTCTTCCAAAATTACTTTCGGCGAAAAGATTTTTTTCTCTTTAACAATCTGATTTAATACAGCATTTCCAACCATCGACATTAACGCTCCAGGGACACCATGACCTGTACAATCTACACAAGCAATAATGGTCTTATTCTCTTCTTTTGCCATCCAGTAAAAATCTCCTGAAACGATATCTTTTGGTCGATAATAAACAAAGTGATCTGTAAAACTACTTTCCATCTGATCATCAATCGGAAGAATAGTCTCTTGAATTGTTTTAGCATAATTCAAACTCTGAGTGATCAGTTCGTTTTTTGTTGAGATGGTTTGATTAGCTTCAAATAAGTGATCTCTTTGTTGCTCTAATTCCTCAGATTGCTGATGCAATTCTTCATTTCGCATCTGAATTTCTTTGGTTCTTTCCTGAACAATATTTTCCAAAAGTTTCGCTTTCTCTTTGTGTTGCTTCACTTTAGATTTATAGATGATAATACCTATCAACATAAACAAGATCATAAAGGCTACCCAAACTATTGGATACATCCACCAAGGCTTTTTCACCTTTAGTGAGAGTACATTCTTTTTCGATACATTCCCTTGATGATCTTCTGCAAAAATCTCTACTTCATAAGTACCAGGAACTACCGAACCAAAATTGATGTCCTCATTTTTAGTTGTCAGCCATTTTTGATCCTTGTTGTTCTCTTTCTTCAATCGATACTTGTACGTTATTTTATTAGGAGCAGGTGGGTAAATCCCTCTCACAGAAATAGCCACTTCATTTTCTGCATAAGCTAACTCTAATTTTTTAGAATGATCTAGGTAAGTAGAAAGTAAAACCCTGCCATTTACTTCTTCGCCCACATCTACCCAATCTCCATTTACCTGAAGACCATTAAAGAATACTTTAGGTTGATAAGGAGAGAACTTGATGTTCTTTTTATTGGTAAATAATACTCCATTGCTTCCACAGAAGAATATATCTCCATTATGATTTTGATTTATCTCATATTTACTAAATAAGTTGTTTTTAGTGCTATTTGATGAAAACGATATCAAGTGTTCATCATCAAGATCAAAATAATTTAAGTGATCCCCTACAATCCAAATAGCTCTTCCGTCTACCTTGATATTATTAAATACAGGATCTTTTATCTGATCAAATTGAGCTAAAGTAGTAAACTCTTTCTCCTCATCCTTTTTGTAAAAAACTTTCTTATTTCTATTTCCTCCCCATAAGGTATAATCTTCATCAAATTGTAAGAAACGAATGGGTAGATTCTCCTTATTTTCTTGGTTTATTACTTTGAAATTTTCGATTTTTCCTACTTTACTATTCCTATCAATTTCAAAACTAAAAACTCCTTTTTTCGAAGTACTAAACCACATTTTGTTACTTCGTGGGTCTTTAACAATAGATAAACTTCCCTTCTTAAACTCATCGTAAGGCTGACTATCTAGTTTAAAAGATTTTGGATTATAAGAGGCAACACCTTTATCTACAGAAGAAACCCAGAAAACACCATTTTCATCTTCTTCAATACCCGAAATATTACGCACAATATTCATGTTCAAGTATCTGAAATCTAAATGTAGGTTGGTTACATCATTCCCCACCACTCTACATAAATAGAGATTGACAAAGTAGACCCAAATTTCACCACTTGACGTTTCGAAAACACCTAAGGCATCTGTCTGTGGTAATGTTTTATGCGATTCTTTCTGTTGCTTTTTATACTCCCCTTTCTTTCCTGTTTTTAGATCCCTTACACTCAAACCCTGACTCGTAAGTATCCATTCTCTGTTTTTTGAATCTTTAAAATAGTAGTTGACATTCTTGCTCTTTCCTTCTTTATCTTTATTACGAATAATCCCAAAAGTAGTATTGTATAAATCGATGTATCCCACACCAAAATCCTTTACAGAGAACCAAATACCACCAAAAGAATCACCCGTAATACAATTGAAAACCTTTGATTTAATATTCTTATCTATCAGCTCAAACTTTGATGTTTTTGTTAAACCACCGGATCTGTACAAACCGTCCCATGTTCCCAACCAATAATTGCCCAGTTCATCATGGTACATTGCTGTAATTCTTGTCTTATTAATTGGATGTTTACTGTCTTTAATTACGGGAACCATCACTCCTCGATGAACAGTAAACAAACCAAAATTGGTAAGGATTAACATTTTGCCATTATTGTCCTGATAGAACCTATTGATAATGTAATCTTTGTTCATGTGATCCGATTGGATCATTTTAAATTTTACATCACTTTCTTTCTTCATGAATAATTTAAAACCATGCGAAAGCCATAGTGTTTCTTTTGAATCCACATAGACACTTGTCTGAGCATATTTTGCTTTAGAAGCATCAATAGGTGAGTTAATTTCTGATATAAATTCAGGCTTTGCATTCTTATCAAGCGTTAGCTTATATAACTTTTTCTGATTGTCCAGTAAGTACACCGCGTCCTCACTATTCGTGAAGAACATATCAATAAATTTAATTTGCTTTAAGTCTTTTTCTTCTCCTTTCTGATCTTTGATAATGTGATGATAATGCACTTCTTTTTTAATAGGTTCTAAAACAGCTAAAGAACCTTGGTTACCAAAATTTTGATACAGAATCCAAATTTTACCATTCTTAATTTGATGTGATTTTAAGGCGTTTTTTATCAAATAATTATTTTTTACGGTAGACCATTTCTCGAATTTTTTTCCATCATAAATATCAAAACCTTTGGCTCCGCCTTTATTTCCAAACCAAATTCTTCCCTGACGATCTTCATCAATCGTATTGATATCGAAAGTACTAAGACCATCCAACGTATTTAAATACTTAATGTAGGGTGTTGGTTTTTCGTGATCAAAATCGTTGGCTATCACACTAATCGAACAAATTAGTAGTATAGCTATAGTGTTCATCCATTTCATAAGAATAAAGTGTTTTGATATTTAAACTGCCCTTAAATTCAGTCGTAAAAAGTAATAATGTGTGTAGTTATTGATCTGACTCTTGGAAAAATTCTCCCTTCGTCAAACTTCAGTTTTAAGGTAATTGCTGATTGTATTCAAATGTGGTCTTTTCTCTCTTTTATGGACTTTTATTTTTTGATATTTTTCTTTTGATTCAGAAAATTAAATAAAAAGGGGTAGAGAATTAACCCTGCCCCGATTTCTAACTATCTAATTATCAATTTCTTCCTTTCATTCGAGTCATTTGATACTAAAACATACATTCCGGATGCTAATGACAGACTAAATGAGGTACTTCCCTCTTGCCATGTGACATCACTTACTTTCACACCGAGCTGATTTACAATAAACCCAGTGCCTGCTGTATCACTTTGAATAGTGAATTGTCCATTGCTTGGGTTAGGAGCAATCACCATCTTATCAAACACATGTTCTTGTCCAGCCAATCTACCTCCAGAGAATAATTGTACTTGATCGGTTTCTACCCAAACAGAACCTCCACTTCCATTCACTGCTTTGATTCTGAAAATGTATTTCGCACCTGCAGTCAATCCAGTGATTTCGACACTAGTTCCATTGGCTGCGCCATCAGGCATACCTGATGCTCTAAAGCTATCGCCTTCCAATTGAGCTTGGATATCGAAATAAGTCTCATTATCAGAGTTGTCGTTCCAATGAAGTATAGCCGTTGTTGCAGAGGTTGCTTCTACCCAAACGCCACAAGGAGGATTCGGTTTTCCCCCGCCAGAGGTGGCAGAACAGTCTCCATTTCCAGTTGGTGGTGTTGAAGCGGAAGTCACAGTGACATTTACTTGATCTGTAAAACCTCCATCTTGAGTTGTTACCGTAATCACTGCCGTACCTGC from Flammeovirga yaeyamensis includes these protein-coding regions:
- a CDS encoding purine-cytosine permease family protein, yielding MKLLNKIEIKEALNGTNEFPNEAVPKHKLKSIGSFIGVVIGEHTTATEFVIGPLFVLHGASVSDVFLGLLLGNLMAMLSWALICAPVAVKTRHTIHIELRRIAGTGLLTIYNIIKAMMFCVVVSATLIVSASAVGPFLGVTPPGLTDLHISSFNWVWLILAVGTVVMFISVLGFDYIVKFANVFAPWIPLVFIGSGIAILPKLGVHNLEDFWRVANESIWTGNPVTKETNYSLIHIFIFSWLCNSTMHLGLSDMSIYRFAKKSSYGFISGLGVYIGHLLTWLSSGILCAVAIKQGNNNPSPGELAYLGAGFTGIVCVIFSGFTSAVPTMYRVGLAVQSSLKRFKFWQITLCMSIISIVLACFPVVVAKLDHILGIGALILSPLGAVIFADHFILPKLGLKTFGAERDKIYINPPVMSAWIGSVSISYVIFNFLGLDYYFFVAFPCWVFCLFLYVGLTHIQQKYMAKKPTFDVFINNDDKVMME
- a CDS encoding SpoIIE family protein phosphatase; translation: MKWMNTIAILLICSISVIANDFDHEKPTPYIKYLNTLDGLSTFDINTIDEDRQGRIWFGNKGGAKGFDIYDGKKFEKWSTVKNNYLIKNALKSHQIKNGKIWILYQNFGNQGSLAVLEPIKKEVHYHHIIKDQKGEEKDLKQIKFIDMFFTNSEDAVYLLDNQKKLYKLTLDKNAKPEFISEINSPIDASKAKYAQTSVYVDSKETLWLSHGFKLFMKKESDVKFKMIQSDHMNKDYIINRFYQDNNGKMLILTNFGLFTVHRGVMVPVIKDSKHPINKTRITAMYHDELGNYWLGTWDGLYRSGGLTKTSKFELIDKNIKSKVFNCITGDSFGGIWFSVKDFGVGYIDLYNTTFGIIRNKDKEGKSKNVNYYFKDSKNREWILTSQGLSVRDLKTGKKGEYKKQQKESHKTLPQTDALGVFETSSGEIWVYFVNLYLCRVVGNDVTNLHLDFRYLNMNIVRNISGIEEDENGVFWVSSVDKGVASYNPKSFKLDSQPYDEFKKGSLSIVKDPRSNKMWFSTSKKGVFSFEIDRNSKVGKIENFKVINQENKENLPIRFLQFDEDYTLWGGNRNKKVFYKKDEEKEFTTLAQFDQIKDPVFNNIKVDGRAIWIVGDHLNYFDLDDEHLISFSSNSTKNNLFSKYEINQNHNGDIFFCGSNGVLFTNKKNIKFSPYQPKVFFNGLQVNGDWVDVGEEVNGRVLLSTYLDHSKKLELAYAENEVAISVRGIYPPAPNKITYKYRLKKENNKDQKWLTTKNEDINFGSVVPGTYEVEIFAEDHQGNVSKKNVLSLKVKKPWWMYPIVWVAFMILFMLIGIIIYKSKVKQHKEKAKLLENIVQERTKEIQMRNEELHQQSEELEQQRDHLFEANQTISTKNELITQSLNYAKTIQETILPIDDQMESSFTDHFVYYRPKDIVSGDFYWMAKEENKTIIACVDCTGHGVPGALMSMVGNAVLNQIVKEKKIFSPKVILEELDSRIKKILKQEKGFNDDGMDLSICCLERQEQKIKLTFSGAKNDLYYARSFENEVSVIKGTKRHIGGKIASSKEFEEESMYFLPGDRIYLFTDGIIDLHNGERRRFGRKRLIELVENTLDTPVSIQGEKIVKHVEEYSENQLQRDDITFMAMAL